The proteins below are encoded in one region of Thermodesulfovibrio thiophilus DSM 17215:
- the atpH gene encoding ATP synthase F1 subunit delta translates to MRKVRGAKAKKYAKQFLNLVSLDQVPEIVDKLNLVATLMKKDKNFRNMLASPSFNDEERSNVIGYLCEKLSLSEEVKKFLTFLSKTGVLIGLNEIIRYINTLYMELKKKVKGIVISAVELPESYKQKIIESLKAVTDREVELQYEIDPSLIGGVRIKVGSTMYDLSIKGQLGLLRDKLIKG, encoded by the coding sequence TTGAGAAAGGTCAGAGGTGCAAAGGCAAAAAAATATGCAAAACAATTTTTAAACTTGGTATCTCTCGATCAGGTTCCTGAGATTGTTGACAAGTTAAATTTAGTAGCAACTTTAATGAAAAAGGATAAAAATTTTAGAAACATGCTTGCATCTCCTTCATTTAATGACGAAGAGAGATCAAATGTGATTGGTTATTTATGTGAAAAATTATCTCTTTCAGAGGAAGTGAAAAAATTTCTAACTTTTCTCAGTAAAACAGGGGTTTTAATAGGACTGAATGAAATCATCAGATATATTAATACGCTTTATATGGAGCTGAAAAAGAAAGTAAAGGGCATTGTTATTTCTGCTGTTGAACTTCCTGAAAGCTATAAGCAAAAAATAATTGAATCCCTTAAAGCCGTTACTGACAGAGAAGTCGAACTTCAGTATGAGATAGATCCTTCATTAATCGGTGGAGTGAGAATCAAGGTGGGAAGTACAATGTATGATTTGAGCATAAAAGGCCAGTTGGGTCTTTTAAGAGATAAGCTTATAAAGGGGTGA